CGGTGTGGTTATTATTGCGCGGCCCGGCTCAGGACTGCGTATGACAGACGCCGGGAAGCATTTTAAGCTCGGAGAGCTGATCGGCCAAACCGTTGAAGCAGCCGTTCGGGAAGCCCTGCACCTGCAGGAGGGGTGGACGAGTTAACCAAAGGAGGACGAGGGAAAAGATCATGAAAAATGTATTTTATTATGAAACCAGTCTGGGAATGCTGGGTATAGAAGATAACGGCTTTGCAGTTATAAGGCTTGGATTTCAAATGGAAAAATTTGGAAAAAATGCGGATGTGTCTGAGACAGAGCTGATCAAAAAAACGTTTAACCAGCTTGAGGAATACTTTTGCGGCGAGAGAACAGCGTTTAATATACCGCTGGCGCCAGAAGGCACAGCGTTTCAGAAAAAGGTCTGGGAAGCGCTTCGCCAGATCCCTTATGGTGAGACAAAAACCTACGGACAGGTAGCGGCAGCCATTGGTAATCCAAAAGCCTGCCGGGCTGTAGGCATGGCGAACAACCGCAATCCTATCGGCATTATTATACCGTGCCATCGGGTGATTGGCTCAAATGGCAAGCTGGTGGGATATGCCGGAGGAATAAATATCAAGGAACAGCTCTTGAAAATCGAAGGGGCGCTTTAACCTCTTTTTTTCATCAGTTTTATTCGGTTCTTTTTTTCTGGTGAAACCTGTCTGGATTCAATAATTTTCTGAAGTGTCTTATAAATGAATGTCCAGAACTGCTCCGGGTAGACTTTAGCACATTTCAAACCGCTGCAAAAACTGTCGCATACAGACCAGTTGTCGATTTTGGGTATAAAATTATTGACAGATTCAAGAATAGAATCCAGTCCTGTTTTTTCAGGGTTCAGGTAGCCGATTACCATTCCTTTGAGCATTTTTTCTTCAAAATATTCTTCAGGTCCTTGGGCCAAAAAAAGCAAATAATTCTCTTTTGCAATACGTTTCGCAATTTTTCTTAATACGGAGAGACGAACTCCTATCAATTCGCAATAATCTGGCAGTAATTTTTGCTGAAATCTGCGATAATCATCTTCTGCAAACAAAAACAGTTCTTCGCGTATGGTCATGTAATCCTCCTTATAGTATTTATATTATAGCACAAACACAAGAGAATAAAAGACGGCTAAACCTTAAAAAAATTAAGAAAATCCTCTGCATTTTTACGTTTTAAAAAAAGTTATTCTTTTTTAAAGGATATTCATGTAAAAAAAAGAATAGTATTAAAGTACCTTTGGTACAAATATAAGATATTACAGGGAAAGTGGTGAGAAGATGGCGCCTCGTTATAGTGAAGAGGTTATTAACCAGGTGCTGCAGGCCAACGATATTGTCGACGTTGTATCAGAATATGTGACACTGAAAAAAGCTGGAAGCTCCTATAAGGGCAAGTGTCCCTTTCATAACGAAAAGACCGCTTCTTTTACAGTGTCGCCGGACAAGCAGCTGTATCACTGCTTTGGCTGCGGCGTAGGAGGGAATGTTATTGGCTTTGTCATGGCCATTGAAAATCTTCCTTTTGTGGATGCACTGAAGTTTTTAGCAAGACGGGCGCATATTATTCTTCCAGAAAACGGCAGCAGTGCTGAGGATAGTGAACGATACCGAAAAAAAGAACGCCTCTATGAACTGCACCGTGAGCTGGCCAACTATTATTATCTTTGTCTTAAAAAGAACCGAAACGCGCAGTACTATCTGGCGGGCCGTAAA
The DNA window shown above is from Eubacterium limosum and carries:
- a CDS encoding methylated-DNA--[protein]-cysteine S-methyltransferase, with the translated sequence MKNVFYYETSLGMLGIEDNGFAVIRLGFQMEKFGKNADVSETELIKKTFNQLEEYFCGERTAFNIPLAPEGTAFQKKVWEALRQIPYGETKTYGQVAAAIGNPKACRAVGMANNRNPIGIIIPCHRVIGSNGKLVGYAGGINIKEQLLKIEGAL
- a CDS encoding DNA alkylation repair protein, which translates into the protein MTIREELFLFAEDDYRRFQQKLLPDYCELIGVRLSVLRKIAKRIAKENYLLFLAQGPEEYFEEKMLKGMVIGYLNPEKTGLDSILESVNNFIPKIDNWSVCDSFCSGLKCAKVYPEQFWTFIYKTLQKIIESRQVSPEKKNRIKLMKKRG